The following are encoded together in the Juglans microcarpa x Juglans regia isolate MS1-56 chromosome 2D, Jm3101_v1.0, whole genome shotgun sequence genome:
- the LOC121248714 gene encoding uncharacterized protein LOC121248714: MAAESNPSSSHNLRIIVESNPSESRLTELNIKCWPKWGCSPGKYQLKFDAEETCYLLRGKVKAYPKGSSSSEFVEFGAGDLVTLPKGLSCTWDVSVAVDKYYKFESNSSSSS, translated from the exons ATGGCTGCAGAGTCCAACCCAAGTTCCTCTCACAACCTGAGAATTATCGTGGAAAGCAACCCATCTGAATCGCGGCTAACCGAGTTGAACATCAAGTGCTGGCCCAA ATGGGGTTGCTCGCCAGGAAAGTACCAACTGAAGTTTGATGCAGAAGAAACTTGCTATTTGTTGAGAGGGAAGGTAAAAGCATACCCAAAAGGCTCATCATCATCTGAGTTTGTAGAGTTTGGAGCTGGAGACCTTGTTACCCTTCCTAAAGGACTTAGTTGCACTTGGGACGTCTCAGTAGCAGTGGATAAATACTACAAATTCGAATCAAATTCCTCATCATCATCCTGA
- the LOC121250146 gene encoding uncharacterized protein LOC121250146 isoform X1, translating into MTGQSRPHDQTPLASLPSEQFHRSGRNVFCLIALREVSPRRKHVPKRQWGEASKPGPESEAAKDARRGLLSWVEAETLRHLSAMYCPLVPPPRSTIAAAFSPDGRTLASTHGDHTVKIIDCQSGSCLKVLSGHRRTPWVVRFHPLHPEILASGSLDYEVRLWDASTSECIGSRDFYRPIASIAFHAKGDILAVASGHKLYLWHYNKRGESSSPIIALRTRRSLRAVHFHPHAAPFLLTAEVNDLNSSDSSMTHATSLGYLRYPPPAVFVANAHSNEHVSLTAELPLTSLPFLFVPSFAIDDSRTTDLQRSNLHVGSSSLQVGSVVSTPFQMDANEAPRYDGMLSLMETFPAIPNGSHSGIEEAANNHFPSGTGSGIYDPTVDAMETDEMQPVGRSQHGTSTNLDTVGGANTGFGGVPGYPGYIPNRLDLPGYGQFHQLLPRQDPSGWELPFLQGWLMGQSQAGLTSMLPLNGDGGNLEHSARYSSILTSHMSTHNVAMPGSISLSGISGRSGLRHHFPHSHFSASESVEGAGSVNAPNDRADTQPVMSRIQSEITTSLAAATAAELPCTVKLRVWSHDINNPFAQLNPERCCLIIPHAVLCSEMGAHFSPCGKFLAACVACTLPHMEADPGYHTLIHQDPGAATSPTRHPVSAHQVIYELRIYSLEKATFGSVLVSRAIRAAHCLTSIQFSPTSEHILLAYGRRHGSLLKSIVIDEETTLPIYTVLEVFRVSDMELVGVLPSAEDEVNVACFHPFAGGGLVYGTKEGKLRVLQCDGGRGVNCTRSIYFPEENMALVG; encoded by the exons ATGACGGGACAATCTCGGCCACACGATCAGACACCGCTTGCATCCTTGCCTTCCGAACAATTCCACCGTAG TGGTAGAAATGTTTTCTGTTTGATAGCGCTGAGAGAGGTATCTCCTAGGAGAAAGCATGTGCCAAAAAGGCAGTGGGGAGAAGCTTCAAAACCTGGGCCCGAAAGTGAAGCAGCCAAAGATGCAAGACGTGGTCTCCTTTCATG gGTTGAGGCAGAGACATTGCGCCATTTATCTGCCATGTACTGCCCGTTGGTGCCTCCTCCAAGATCAACAATTGCAGCAGCATTCAGTCCTGATGGAAGAACACTTGCTTCTACACA TGGTGACCATACTGTAAAGATAATTGATTGTCAAAGCGGAAGTTGCTTAAAGGTGTTAAGTGGTCATAGGAGGACTCCTTGGGTG GTTAGGTTCCATCCATTGCATCCAGAAATACTTGCAAGTGGGAGCTTGGATTATGAAGTTCGGTTATGGGATGCAAGCACATCAGAGTGTATAGGATCACGGGATTTCT ATCGCCCTATTGCATCCATCGCTTTCCATGCTAAAGGGGATATTCTCGCTGTTGCGTCAGGCCACAAG TTATATTTATGGCACTATAACAAGAGAGGAGAATCTTCATCACCAATCATTGCCTTAAGGACAAGGCGTTCACTTCGAGCAGTGCATTTTCACCCTCATGCTGCTCCATTTCTCTTAACTGCTGAG GTCAATGATCTTAACTCTTCAGATTCCTCGATGACACACGCAACATCTTTGGGTTACTTGCGATATCCTCCTCCCGCTGTTTTTGTTGCAAACGCTCATTCCAATGAGCATGTTAGTCTGACTGCTGAACTACCTCTCACGTCCTTACCTTTCTTGTTTGTGCCTTCATTTGCTATAGATGATTCAAGAACAACAGATTTGCAGCGTTCCAATCTGCATGTTGGTTCAAGTAGCTTGCAAGTTGGGTCCGTTGTTTCAACGCCATTTCAAATGGATGCAAATGAAGCACCGCGCTATGATGGTATGCTGTCTCTTATGGAGACATTTCCTGCTATTCCTAATGGCTCGCATAGTGGTATTGAGGAAGCTGCAAATAACCATTTCCCTAGTGGAACGGGAAGTGGCATTTATGACCCCACCGTGGACGCCATGGAAACTGATGAAATGCAGCCTGTTGGGAGAAGCCAGCATGGAACCTCTACTAACTTGGATACTGTGGGTGGTGCCAATACTGGCTTTGGTGGAGTACCTGGCTATCCTGGATATATTCCAAACCGCTTGGATCTTCCTGGGTATGGGCAATTTCATCAACTTTTACCTCGCCAAGACCCAAGTGGTTGGGAGCTACCTTTTTTGCAAGGATGGTTAATGGGTCAAAGCCAAGCTGGTCTTACTTCAATGTTGCCTCTTAATGGTGATGGTGGTAATCTTGAGCACTCAGCTCGATATTCTTCCATCTTGACATCTCACATGTCTACTCATAATGTGGCAATGCCAGGCAGCATCAGCCTCTCTGGAATTTCTGGAAGATCTGGCCTGCGGCATCATTTCCCACACTCCCACTTCTCTGCGTCTGAATCTGTGGAGGGTGCTGGTTCTGTTAATGCCCCAAATGATCGGGCTGATACGCAACCAGTTATGAGCAGAATCCAGTCAGAAATCACCACCTCACTTGCTGCTGCAACTGCTGCAGAGCTACCTTGCACTGTGAAGCTAAGGGTGTGGTCACATGATATAAATAATCCTTTTGCTCAACTCAATCCCGAAAGATGCTGCTTAATCATACCCCACGCTGTCCTTTGTAG TGAAATGGGTGCCCATTTTTCGCCTTGTGGAAAGTTTTTAGCTGCCTGTGTTGCATGCACGCTTCCTCATATGGAAGCTGATCCAGGATATCACACTTTAATTCATCAAGATCCTGGGGCTGCGACATCCCCAACTCGACATCCAGTCTCAGCTCACCAAGTCATATATGAGCTTCGGATTTATTCCCTTGAGAAGGCAAC CTTTGGTTCAGTGCTCGTATCACGTGCAATTAGAGCTGCTCATTGTTTGACTTCTATCCAG TTCTCACCCACATCTGAACACATATTACTTGCCTATGGTCGACGTCATGGTTCTCTTCTTAAAAGCATTGTCATTGATGAGGAAACAACCTTACCTATTTACACTGTTCTGGAG GTTTTTAGAGTTTCAGATATGGAACTTGTGGGAGTGCTTCCAAGTGCTGAGGATGAGGTCAATGTTGCTTGCTTCCATCCATTTGCCGGAGGGGGTCTTGTTTATGGAACAAAG GAAGGGAAGCTGAGGGTTCTACAGTGTGATGGCGGTCGTGGTGTAAATTGCACCAGATCAATTTACTTTCCTGAGGAAAACATGGCTCTTGTTGGATAG
- the LOC121250146 gene encoding uncharacterized protein LOC121250146 isoform X2, translating into MTGQSRPHDQTPLASLPSEQFHRSGRNVFCLIALREVSPRRKHVPKRQWGEASKPGPESEAAKDARRGLLSWVEAETLRHLSAMYCPLVPPPRSTIAAAFSPDGRTLASTHGDHTVKIIDCQSGSCLKVLSGHRRTPWVVRFHPLHPEILASGSLDYEVRLWDASTSECIGSRDFYRPIASIAFHAKGDILAVASGHKLYLWHYNKRGESSSPIIALRTRRSLRAVHFHPHAAPFLLTAEVNDLNSSDSSMTHATSLDDSRTTDLQRSNLHVGSSSLQVGSVVSTPFQMDANEAPRYDGMLSLMETFPAIPNGSHSGIEEAANNHFPSGTGSGIYDPTVDAMETDEMQPVGRSQHGTSTNLDTVGGANTGFGGVPGYPGYIPNRLDLPGYGQFHQLLPRQDPSGWELPFLQGWLMGQSQAGLTSMLPLNGDGGNLEHSARYSSILTSHMSTHNVAMPGSISLSGISGRSGLRHHFPHSHFSASESVEGAGSVNAPNDRADTQPVMSRIQSEITTSLAAATAAELPCTVKLRVWSHDINNPFAQLNPERCCLIIPHAVLCSEMGAHFSPCGKFLAACVACTLPHMEADPGYHTLIHQDPGAATSPTRHPVSAHQVIYELRIYSLEKATFGSVLVSRAIRAAHCLTSIQFSPTSEHILLAYGRRHGSLLKSIVIDEETTLPIYTVLEVFRVSDMELVGVLPSAEDEVNVACFHPFAGGGLVYGTKEGKLRVLQCDGGRGVNCTRSIYFPEENMALVG; encoded by the exons ATGACGGGACAATCTCGGCCACACGATCAGACACCGCTTGCATCCTTGCCTTCCGAACAATTCCACCGTAG TGGTAGAAATGTTTTCTGTTTGATAGCGCTGAGAGAGGTATCTCCTAGGAGAAAGCATGTGCCAAAAAGGCAGTGGGGAGAAGCTTCAAAACCTGGGCCCGAAAGTGAAGCAGCCAAAGATGCAAGACGTGGTCTCCTTTCATG gGTTGAGGCAGAGACATTGCGCCATTTATCTGCCATGTACTGCCCGTTGGTGCCTCCTCCAAGATCAACAATTGCAGCAGCATTCAGTCCTGATGGAAGAACACTTGCTTCTACACA TGGTGACCATACTGTAAAGATAATTGATTGTCAAAGCGGAAGTTGCTTAAAGGTGTTAAGTGGTCATAGGAGGACTCCTTGGGTG GTTAGGTTCCATCCATTGCATCCAGAAATACTTGCAAGTGGGAGCTTGGATTATGAAGTTCGGTTATGGGATGCAAGCACATCAGAGTGTATAGGATCACGGGATTTCT ATCGCCCTATTGCATCCATCGCTTTCCATGCTAAAGGGGATATTCTCGCTGTTGCGTCAGGCCACAAG TTATATTTATGGCACTATAACAAGAGAGGAGAATCTTCATCACCAATCATTGCCTTAAGGACAAGGCGTTCACTTCGAGCAGTGCATTTTCACCCTCATGCTGCTCCATTTCTCTTAACTGCTGAG GTCAATGATCTTAACTCTTCAGATTCCTCGATGACACACGCAACATCTTTGG ATGATTCAAGAACAACAGATTTGCAGCGTTCCAATCTGCATGTTGGTTCAAGTAGCTTGCAAGTTGGGTCCGTTGTTTCAACGCCATTTCAAATGGATGCAAATGAAGCACCGCGCTATGATGGTATGCTGTCTCTTATGGAGACATTTCCTGCTATTCCTAATGGCTCGCATAGTGGTATTGAGGAAGCTGCAAATAACCATTTCCCTAGTGGAACGGGAAGTGGCATTTATGACCCCACCGTGGACGCCATGGAAACTGATGAAATGCAGCCTGTTGGGAGAAGCCAGCATGGAACCTCTACTAACTTGGATACTGTGGGTGGTGCCAATACTGGCTTTGGTGGAGTACCTGGCTATCCTGGATATATTCCAAACCGCTTGGATCTTCCTGGGTATGGGCAATTTCATCAACTTTTACCTCGCCAAGACCCAAGTGGTTGGGAGCTACCTTTTTTGCAAGGATGGTTAATGGGTCAAAGCCAAGCTGGTCTTACTTCAATGTTGCCTCTTAATGGTGATGGTGGTAATCTTGAGCACTCAGCTCGATATTCTTCCATCTTGACATCTCACATGTCTACTCATAATGTGGCAATGCCAGGCAGCATCAGCCTCTCTGGAATTTCTGGAAGATCTGGCCTGCGGCATCATTTCCCACACTCCCACTTCTCTGCGTCTGAATCTGTGGAGGGTGCTGGTTCTGTTAATGCCCCAAATGATCGGGCTGATACGCAACCAGTTATGAGCAGAATCCAGTCAGAAATCACCACCTCACTTGCTGCTGCAACTGCTGCAGAGCTACCTTGCACTGTGAAGCTAAGGGTGTGGTCACATGATATAAATAATCCTTTTGCTCAACTCAATCCCGAAAGATGCTGCTTAATCATACCCCACGCTGTCCTTTGTAG TGAAATGGGTGCCCATTTTTCGCCTTGTGGAAAGTTTTTAGCTGCCTGTGTTGCATGCACGCTTCCTCATATGGAAGCTGATCCAGGATATCACACTTTAATTCATCAAGATCCTGGGGCTGCGACATCCCCAACTCGACATCCAGTCTCAGCTCACCAAGTCATATATGAGCTTCGGATTTATTCCCTTGAGAAGGCAAC CTTTGGTTCAGTGCTCGTATCACGTGCAATTAGAGCTGCTCATTGTTTGACTTCTATCCAG TTCTCACCCACATCTGAACACATATTACTTGCCTATGGTCGACGTCATGGTTCTCTTCTTAAAAGCATTGTCATTGATGAGGAAACAACCTTACCTATTTACACTGTTCTGGAG GTTTTTAGAGTTTCAGATATGGAACTTGTGGGAGTGCTTCCAAGTGCTGAGGATGAGGTCAATGTTGCTTGCTTCCATCCATTTGCCGGAGGGGGTCTTGTTTATGGAACAAAG GAAGGGAAGCTGAGGGTTCTACAGTGTGATGGCGGTCGTGGTGTAAATTGCACCAGATCAATTTACTTTCCTGAGGAAAACATGGCTCTTGTTGGATAG
- the LOC121250146 gene encoding uncharacterized protein LOC121250146 isoform X3: protein MYCPLVPPPRSTIAAAFSPDGRTLASTHGDHTVKIIDCQSGSCLKVLSGHRRTPWVVRFHPLHPEILASGSLDYEVRLWDASTSECIGSRDFYRPIASIAFHAKGDILAVASGHKLYLWHYNKRGESSSPIIALRTRRSLRAVHFHPHAAPFLLTAEVNDLNSSDSSMTHATSLGYLRYPPPAVFVANAHSNEHVSLTAELPLTSLPFLFVPSFAIDDSRTTDLQRSNLHVGSSSLQVGSVVSTPFQMDANEAPRYDGMLSLMETFPAIPNGSHSGIEEAANNHFPSGTGSGIYDPTVDAMETDEMQPVGRSQHGTSTNLDTVGGANTGFGGVPGYPGYIPNRLDLPGYGQFHQLLPRQDPSGWELPFLQGWLMGQSQAGLTSMLPLNGDGGNLEHSARYSSILTSHMSTHNVAMPGSISLSGISGRSGLRHHFPHSHFSASESVEGAGSVNAPNDRADTQPVMSRIQSEITTSLAAATAAELPCTVKLRVWSHDINNPFAQLNPERCCLIIPHAVLCSEMGAHFSPCGKFLAACVACTLPHMEADPGYHTLIHQDPGAATSPTRHPVSAHQVIYELRIYSLEKATFGSVLVSRAIRAAHCLTSIQFSPTSEHILLAYGRRHGSLLKSIVIDEETTLPIYTVLEVFRVSDMELVGVLPSAEDEVNVACFHPFAGGGLVYGTKEGKLRVLQCDGGRGVNCTRSIYFPEENMALVG from the exons ATGTACTGCCCGTTGGTGCCTCCTCCAAGATCAACAATTGCAGCAGCATTCAGTCCTGATGGAAGAACACTTGCTTCTACACA TGGTGACCATACTGTAAAGATAATTGATTGTCAAAGCGGAAGTTGCTTAAAGGTGTTAAGTGGTCATAGGAGGACTCCTTGGGTG GTTAGGTTCCATCCATTGCATCCAGAAATACTTGCAAGTGGGAGCTTGGATTATGAAGTTCGGTTATGGGATGCAAGCACATCAGAGTGTATAGGATCACGGGATTTCT ATCGCCCTATTGCATCCATCGCTTTCCATGCTAAAGGGGATATTCTCGCTGTTGCGTCAGGCCACAAG TTATATTTATGGCACTATAACAAGAGAGGAGAATCTTCATCACCAATCATTGCCTTAAGGACAAGGCGTTCACTTCGAGCAGTGCATTTTCACCCTCATGCTGCTCCATTTCTCTTAACTGCTGAG GTCAATGATCTTAACTCTTCAGATTCCTCGATGACACACGCAACATCTTTGGGTTACTTGCGATATCCTCCTCCCGCTGTTTTTGTTGCAAACGCTCATTCCAATGAGCATGTTAGTCTGACTGCTGAACTACCTCTCACGTCCTTACCTTTCTTGTTTGTGCCTTCATTTGCTATAGATGATTCAAGAACAACAGATTTGCAGCGTTCCAATCTGCATGTTGGTTCAAGTAGCTTGCAAGTTGGGTCCGTTGTTTCAACGCCATTTCAAATGGATGCAAATGAAGCACCGCGCTATGATGGTATGCTGTCTCTTATGGAGACATTTCCTGCTATTCCTAATGGCTCGCATAGTGGTATTGAGGAAGCTGCAAATAACCATTTCCCTAGTGGAACGGGAAGTGGCATTTATGACCCCACCGTGGACGCCATGGAAACTGATGAAATGCAGCCTGTTGGGAGAAGCCAGCATGGAACCTCTACTAACTTGGATACTGTGGGTGGTGCCAATACTGGCTTTGGTGGAGTACCTGGCTATCCTGGATATATTCCAAACCGCTTGGATCTTCCTGGGTATGGGCAATTTCATCAACTTTTACCTCGCCAAGACCCAAGTGGTTGGGAGCTACCTTTTTTGCAAGGATGGTTAATGGGTCAAAGCCAAGCTGGTCTTACTTCAATGTTGCCTCTTAATGGTGATGGTGGTAATCTTGAGCACTCAGCTCGATATTCTTCCATCTTGACATCTCACATGTCTACTCATAATGTGGCAATGCCAGGCAGCATCAGCCTCTCTGGAATTTCTGGAAGATCTGGCCTGCGGCATCATTTCCCACACTCCCACTTCTCTGCGTCTGAATCTGTGGAGGGTGCTGGTTCTGTTAATGCCCCAAATGATCGGGCTGATACGCAACCAGTTATGAGCAGAATCCAGTCAGAAATCACCACCTCACTTGCTGCTGCAACTGCTGCAGAGCTACCTTGCACTGTGAAGCTAAGGGTGTGGTCACATGATATAAATAATCCTTTTGCTCAACTCAATCCCGAAAGATGCTGCTTAATCATACCCCACGCTGTCCTTTGTAG TGAAATGGGTGCCCATTTTTCGCCTTGTGGAAAGTTTTTAGCTGCCTGTGTTGCATGCACGCTTCCTCATATGGAAGCTGATCCAGGATATCACACTTTAATTCATCAAGATCCTGGGGCTGCGACATCCCCAACTCGACATCCAGTCTCAGCTCACCAAGTCATATATGAGCTTCGGATTTATTCCCTTGAGAAGGCAAC CTTTGGTTCAGTGCTCGTATCACGTGCAATTAGAGCTGCTCATTGTTTGACTTCTATCCAG TTCTCACCCACATCTGAACACATATTACTTGCCTATGGTCGACGTCATGGTTCTCTTCTTAAAAGCATTGTCATTGATGAGGAAACAACCTTACCTATTTACACTGTTCTGGAG GTTTTTAGAGTTTCAGATATGGAACTTGTGGGAGTGCTTCCAAGTGCTGAGGATGAGGTCAATGTTGCTTGCTTCCATCCATTTGCCGGAGGGGGTCTTGTTTATGGAACAAAG GAAGGGAAGCTGAGGGTTCTACAGTGTGATGGCGGTCGTGGTGTAAATTGCACCAGATCAATTTACTTTCCTGAGGAAAACATGGCTCTTGTTGGATAG